The Hymenobacter oligotrophus genome segment CTCAATGGCCGAGTTCTCCATGCGGAACACCAGGCGCTCCACCATGATGCTGAGCCAGTGGTAGCCTACGTGGGCCACCATGCCCACAATCAGACCGGCGGCCGAGGTTACCATTTTGGTGTACAAACCGCCCGAAATTTGGGCAATGCCAAAGTCGCCGGTCGAGCTGATGGCGTAGAAGATGTTGATTACGCCGACGATGGTACCCACGAAACCCAGCATGGGCGCGATACCCGCGATGATGCCCAGGATGCTGATGTTCTTCTCGAGGCGGGCAATTTCTACTTTGCCTACGTTCTCTACGCTCGTCTCAATCTCCTTCAGCGGCAGGCCAATGCGGCGGATGCCCTTCTCGATCATGCGGGCCAGCGGCGAGGCCGTTTGGGCCGTCAGCATTTTGGCGCCCTGCAAATCGCCCTTCACCATTAGGTTCCGGATCTGGTTCATGAACCCCTCGGGCAGCGCGGCGGCTTTCCGGATGGTGAGGTAACGCTCCAGAATGATGTAAACCGAAACCGAGAACAGCAGCAGAATCGGAACCATGATCCAGCCCCCTGAAAGATGAGGTCGATTACCGAGAGCGAATCGGGCTGAGCGGCTGGAGCGGCCGCAGCAGTGGCGGCCGGGTTGGTGGTGGAGTCGGCCGCAGCGGTGGTTATCTGCAGCAGAAAGGGTTCGAACATGCTAATATGGGTAAACCTGAATTTCGTTGCCGAACTGCTTGCGCAGCGCCGGCAGGTTTCGCTGAGCAGTGGCTTTGTCGGCGAAATCGGCAACGGCAACGCGGTACTTTTTAGTATTTACCACGCCCCGATGCCCCCAACGCGGCATCAGAATTTT includes the following:
- a CDS encoding MotA/TolQ/ExbB proton channel family protein; amino-acid sequence: MVPILLLFSVSVYIILERYLTIRKAAALPEGFMNQIRNLMVKGDLQGAKMLTAQTASPLARMIEKGIRRIGLPLKEIETSVENVGKVEIARLEKNISILGIIAGIAPMLGFVGTIVGVINIFYAISSTGDFGIAQISGGLYTKMVTSAAGLIVGMVAHVGYHWLSIMVERLVFRMENSAIEFMDILQDN